Proteins from a genomic interval of Anolis sagrei isolate rAnoSag1 chromosome 1, rAnoSag1.mat, whole genome shotgun sequence:
- the TMEM179 gene encoding transmembrane protein 179, giving the protein MAPSRPLLAQCVCSFFAFLFSFIVVVPLSENSRDFRGRCLLFAEGLWLSANLTAERQRFTVQEWGPEPACRFGLAAGLLSLLLAAAQAWRSLFFLCKGHEDSFFYAFLNLLVSAFVVFIIFIASTIVTVGFNMWCDAITEKGSMPNSCEELQDIDLELNLENSAFYDQFAITQFGLWAAWLTWLGITVLAFLKVYHNYRQEDLLDSLIHEKELLLGRSSSRTSFQEEKSGMI; this is encoded by the exons ATGGCGCCGAGCCGCCCGCTGCTGGCGCAGTGCGTGTGCTCCTTCTtcgccttcctcttctccttcatcGTGGTGGTGCCTCTCTCGGAGAACAGCCGCGACTTCCGCGGGCGCTGCCTGCTCTTCGCCGAGGGCCTCTGGCTCAGCGCCAACCTGACGGCGGAGCGGCAGCGCTTCACGGTCCAGGAGTGGGGGCCCGAGCCCGCCTGCCGCTTCGGCCTCGCCGCCGgactcctctccctcctcctcgccgccgcccAGGCCTGGCGGAGCCTCTTCTTCCTCTGCAAGGGACACGAGGA CTCTTTTTTCTATGCTTTCCTGAATCTACTGGTCAGCGCCTTTGTGGTATTTATCATCTTTATTGCCAGCACTATTGTGACTGTTGGCTTCAACATGTGGTGTGATGCTATTACTGAAAAAGGAAGCATGCCAAATAG CTGTGAAGAATTACAGGATATAGATCTTGAGCTGAATTTAGAAAACTCAGCATTCTATGATCAGTTTGCCATCACACAG TTTGGTCTCTGGGCTGCCTGGCTAACCTGGCTAGGAATTACAGTTTTGGCCTTTTTGAAGGTTTATCACAACTACAGGCAGGAAGACCTTCTGGATAGCCTGATTCATGAGAAGGAGCTTTTGCTAGGACGATCCTCTTCACGAACTTCTTTCCAGGAGGAGAAAAGTGGCATGATCTAA